A window from Luteibacter flocculans encodes these proteins:
- a CDS encoding FAD:protein FMN transferase: protein MHRIGHRAFAMGLAWGAFAASASEVRRFGGETMGTTWSANVVLPKGANGDVIQQGIQAELDTVVAQMSTYDDASDLSRFNRAPPGTWHTLPPEFFAVLRHALALARDTGGAYDPTIGPLVNLWGFGPGERRRETPCAAALAAARARVGWQRIRLDEATQSAFQPGGVYVDLSSVAKGFGVDQVAAFLDRAGASAYLVEVGGELRAHGRKTDGSPWRVGVERPGAAAGAVQRQDELERVVVLDEKTIATSGDYRHFFEDGGRFFSHHIDPRTGTPVAHRVASVSIVADDGLHADPLGTAMTVLGPEQGLAYAKRHGIAVLFILHGDDGRLEERMSPAFAALAKP, encoded by the coding sequence ATGCATCGCATCGGCCACCGCGCATTCGCCATGGGGCTGGCATGGGGCGCGTTCGCTGCCAGCGCCAGCGAGGTGCGCCGCTTCGGCGGCGAGACCATGGGCACGACGTGGTCCGCAAACGTCGTGCTGCCCAAGGGCGCGAACGGCGATGTGATCCAGCAAGGTATCCAGGCCGAGTTGGACACGGTCGTAGCGCAGATGAGCACCTACGACGACGCGTCGGATCTGAGTCGTTTCAATCGCGCGCCTCCGGGTACCTGGCATACCCTGCCGCCCGAGTTCTTCGCCGTGCTGCGTCATGCATTGGCATTGGCACGCGATACCGGTGGAGCGTATGACCCTACCATTGGGCCGCTGGTGAATCTGTGGGGTTTCGGACCGGGCGAGCGACGACGCGAGACCCCCTGCGCTGCAGCATTGGCCGCCGCGCGAGCGCGCGTGGGCTGGCAGCGCATTCGCCTCGACGAGGCAACCCAGAGCGCGTTCCAACCCGGTGGCGTGTACGTGGATCTTTCCTCGGTCGCCAAGGGATTCGGTGTGGATCAGGTTGCCGCCTTTCTCGATCGTGCAGGCGCATCGGCCTACCTCGTCGAGGTGGGCGGCGAACTGCGTGCGCACGGGCGCAAAACGGATGGCTCGCCGTGGCGGGTGGGCGTCGAACGGCCGGGTGCGGCAGCGGGCGCCGTGCAGCGGCAGGACGAACTGGAACGCGTCGTCGTGCTGGACGAGAAGACCATTGCCACCTCGGGCGATTACCGTCATTTTTTCGAGGACGGCGGGCGCTTTTTCTCGCATCACATCGATCCGCGCACAGGAACTCCGGTGGCGCATCGGGTCGCGTCGGTCAGCATCGTGGCTGACGACGGCCTGCACGCCGATCCCCTGGGTACGGCCATGACGGTGCTCGGCCCCGAACAGGGTCTGGCCTATGCGAAGCGCCACGGCATCGCCGTGCTGTTCATCCTGCATGGCGACGACGGTCGCCTGGAGGAACGCATGTCGCCGGCTTTCGCCGCGTTGGCTAAGCCATGA
- a CDS encoding DUF4198 domain-containing protein, whose protein sequence is MKHVLARAVLCAALVLPVAAQAHKMWMVPSATVISGDDAWVTVDAAVSNDLYYPDHFPAPLDALVITAPDGSIVKPENAATGKYRSTFDLPVPQKGTYRLAIVNQGLFANYEIDGQKKRWRGKPEDMKSAIPAGAKQVQVSEMANRVETFVTQGSPGGSALKPTNKGLELVPVTSPNDLMAGEKATFQLLLDGKPAANLKVVAIEGATRYRNAQGEMDTTTDKDGKFSFTWPNAGMYWVNASTEDTKTSVKEAKQRRLAYTATLEVLPQ, encoded by the coding sequence ATGAAGCACGTACTCGCTCGCGCCGTTCTCTGCGCCGCGCTCGTCCTGCCTGTCGCCGCGCAGGCGCACAAGATGTGGATGGTGCCGTCGGCCACGGTGATTTCCGGCGACGATGCCTGGGTGACCGTCGACGCCGCGGTCTCCAACGATCTCTACTATCCGGACCACTTTCCGGCGCCGCTGGATGCATTGGTCATTACCGCTCCGGACGGTTCCATCGTGAAGCCGGAAAACGCCGCCACGGGCAAGTACCGCAGCACCTTCGACCTGCCCGTGCCGCAGAAGGGCACGTACCGTCTCGCGATCGTCAATCAGGGTCTCTTCGCCAACTACGAGATCGATGGCCAGAAGAAGCGCTGGCGCGGCAAGCCCGAGGATATGAAGAGCGCCATTCCGGCCGGGGCGAAGCAAGTCCAGGTCAGCGAGATGGCCAATCGCGTGGAAACGTTCGTGACGCAGGGCTCGCCCGGTGGCAGCGCATTGAAGCCGACGAACAAAGGTCTCGAGCTGGTGCCGGTGACCTCGCCGAACGACCTCATGGCCGGCGAGAAGGCCACCTTCCAGCTCCTGCTCGACGGCAAGCCGGCGGCGAACCTCAAGGTGGTGGCGATCGAAGGCGCCACGCGCTATCGCAATGCGCAAGGCGAAATGGACACCACCACCGACAAGGATGGCAAGTTCTCCTTCACCTGGCCGAACGCAGGCATGTATTGGGTGAATGCATCGACTGAGGACACGAAGACCTCGGTGAAGGAAGCCAAGCAACGCCGGCTCGCCTATACGGCGACGCTGGAAGTGCTGCCTCAGTAA
- a CDS encoding DUF2271 domain-containing protein, with product MRRNLPFVLCLVPALARAADMNLSVEIPALKVAEYHRPYVAVWVEREDHSVAANLAVWYDTKKADGEGTKWLKDMRQWWRRTGRDQNMPIDGVSGATRPAGQHQLRFADGKPPLGTLPPAHYELVVEAAREVGGREAQRIPFDWPATRPVHLSAKGSEELGQIDLDLNP from the coding sequence ATGCGTCGAAACCTCCCGTTCGTCCTCTGCCTCGTGCCCGCGCTGGCGCGCGCCGCCGACATGAACCTCTCGGTGGAGATCCCGGCGTTGAAGGTCGCCGAGTACCACCGCCCGTACGTGGCCGTGTGGGTCGAACGCGAGGATCACAGTGTGGCCGCCAACCTGGCGGTCTGGTACGACACCAAGAAAGCAGATGGCGAGGGCACCAAGTGGTTGAAGGACATGCGCCAGTGGTGGCGGCGCACCGGCCGCGACCAGAACATGCCCATCGATGGCGTCTCCGGCGCCACGCGTCCTGCCGGTCAGCATCAGCTGCGTTTCGCTGACGGCAAGCCGCCGCTCGGAACGCTGCCTCCTGCGCACTACGAACTGGTCGTCGAGGCCGCGCGCGAAGTCGGCGGTCGCGAGGCGCAACGCATTCCCTTCGACTGGCCCGCCACGCGCCCGGTGCATCTGTCCGCCAAGGGCAGTGAAGAACTCGGCCAGATCGACCTCGACCTCAACCCTTGA